From the genome of Methanobacterium formicicum, one region includes:
- a CDS encoding PAS domain S-box protein: MAEEIRVLILEDVPLDAELIETQLKREGLQFTSRIVEKEEDYRRELAEFQPSIILADHSLPQFDGITAMNLAREITPNTPFIFVSGKIGEDFAVEMLKEGATDYVLKNNLTKLPHSVKRALKEAKEKLEKFKAQEAIKEREEKYRTLFEYFPNYVVVLGLDGKIIDLNHAAAKFSPLSREDTIGMYFNDLQSITGEDSVYYQELFSRYLNGEEVGPFESRLISRDGEIRLMEVYPAPLLKNGELFAVQVIAQDITDRKKAETEINASLKEKEMLLGEINGRVRNYMNMISSLLELQSVYMKNEENREVLKDNKNRVKSMLLIHDGFSQSEDFALIDFSQYIKKLIELIVSSYHVDTDRIKMKTHTDGLMLDIDAAIPCGLIINELLTNAVKHAFPGTMEGEICVEFGLDNHDNNVLLVKDNGVGLASDIEFKDSGTMGFQLVNTLVKQLEGSIILSKNKGTTFQILWSRSEY; this comes from the coding sequence ATGGCGGAAGAAATAAGAGTTCTAATATTAGAGGATGTGCCACTGGACGCTGAACTAATAGAAACTCAGCTCAAACGTGAAGGACTCCAATTCACATCCAGAATCGTGGAGAAAGAAGAGGATTACCGGAGAGAATTGGCAGAATTCCAGCCGAGTATCATCCTGGCCGATCATTCACTGCCCCAATTTGATGGTATCACGGCCATGAACCTGGCCCGGGAAATCACCCCCAACACGCCTTTTATCTTTGTAAGTGGCAAGATAGGCGAGGATTTTGCAGTTGAAATGCTCAAAGAAGGAGCAACGGATTATGTCCTAAAAAATAACCTCACAAAACTTCCTCACTCCGTTAAAAGAGCTTTAAAAGAGGCTAAGGAGAAACTGGAGAAGTTTAAAGCCCAAGAGGCTATCAAGGAACGGGAAGAAAAATATAGAACTTTATTCGAATATTTCCCGAACTATGTGGTTGTTTTGGGATTAGATGGTAAAATAATTGACCTTAACCATGCTGCAGCAAAATTCAGTCCCCTTTCACGTGAAGACACCATTGGCATGTACTTCAATGATCTACAATCCATCACCGGTGAGGATTCTGTGTATTACCAGGAGTTATTTTCCAGATACCTCAACGGGGAAGAGGTAGGGCCATTCGAGTCCCGTTTAATTTCCAGAGACGGGGAGATACGTTTAATGGAAGTTTATCCTGCACCTTTACTTAAAAACGGGGAATTATTCGCGGTTCAGGTGATAGCCCAAGATATTACCGATCGTAAAAAGGCAGAAACCGAGATAAACGCGTCTTTAAAAGAAAAGGAAATGCTTTTAGGGGAGATAAATGGCCGGGTTAGAAACTATATGAACATGATATCCAGCCTCCTGGAACTCCAGTCAGTTTACATGAAGAATGAAGAGAACCGGGAGGTCCTGAAGGATAACAAAAACCGGGTTAAATCAATGTTACTGATACACGATGGATTTTCCCAGTCGGAAGATTTCGCCCTCATAGACTTCTCCCAGTACATTAAAAAACTCATAGAACTCATTGTCAGTTCCTATCACGTAGACACAGACAGAATTAAGATGAAAACCCATACTGATGGGCTGATGCTGGATATCGATGCAGCAATTCCCTGTGGACTCATCATCAATGAACTTTTAACCAATGCCGTGAAACACGCCTTCCCCGGAACCATGGAAGGAGAAATATGTGTTGAATTTGGATTGGACAACCATGATAATAATGTTCTCCTGGTTAAAGACAATGGAGTGGGGCTCGCTTCCGATATTGAATTTAAAGACAGTGGAACCATGGGCTTCCAACTGGTCAACACCCTGGTAAAACAATTAGAGGGCAGCATAATCCTTTCCAAAAATAAAGGAACCACTTTCCAGATTTTATGGTCTCGGTCCGAATATTAG
- a CDS encoding helix-turn-helix transcriptional regulator, with protein sequence MDYMFELYEQVKDDMKFFIASDVRAKILISLRSGSKNLADLRKEIHLSSSTILHGMNQLEQKNFIFRESGNYSLSQTGEVVANKLIDVMRSFYSLNLCEGLFLNHDISCIPPELFKDIGCLEKSFIVKSTSTNIMRPQEVFSEFLSKSRNFKQLTSVYNPSSIQTFLETLEKKGNVQLIMTEGILDKLVENVGKDKLGKWIKDGNLQLMKIDEDVKISLTTGDNFIAMGLFSTDGTYDLNIALISKGEEAISWGNRLFDHYMQKATPVKIGSEEIQDEIVVME encoded by the coding sequence ATGGATTATATGTTTGAACTATACGAGCAAGTAAAGGATGATATGAAATTTTTCATAGCCTCGGATGTCCGGGCAAAGATATTAATCAGCTTAAGGAGCGGATCCAAGAATCTGGCAGATCTACGTAAGGAGATCCATTTAAGTTCCTCTACAATTTTGCACGGAATGAACCAGCTGGAGCAGAAAAATTTCATCTTCCGAGAATCAGGAAACTACTCCCTGTCCCAGACTGGAGAAGTGGTGGCCAACAAGTTAATTGATGTAATGCGGTCTTTCTACTCCTTGAACCTGTGTGAAGGCCTATTCCTTAACCATGACATCAGTTGCATCCCCCCAGAACTCTTCAAGGACATAGGTTGCCTGGAAAAATCATTCATTGTGAAATCGACTAGCACCAATATAATGAGGCCACAGGAAGTCTTTTCAGAGTTTTTATCCAAAAGCCGGAACTTTAAACAACTCACTTCAGTGTACAACCCCTCCAGTATCCAAACATTCCTGGAAACACTGGAGAAAAAGGGAAATGTTCAGCTTATCATGACCGAAGGAATTCTGGATAAACTGGTGGAAAATGTAGGGAAAGATAAACTGGGAAAATGGATAAAGGATGGTAATCTGCAGTTGATGAAGATTGATGAAGATGTAAAAATCTCACTAACCACCGGTGACAATTTCATTGCAATGGGATTATTTTCAACTGACGGAACCTACGATCTCAACATAGCCCTGATCAGCAAGGGAGAGGAAGCTATTTCATGGGGGAACCGGTTATTTGATCATTATATGCAAAAAGCAACCCCAGTGAAGATTGGCTCCGAGGAAATACAAGACGAGATTGTGGTCATGGAGTAA
- a CDS encoding CBS domain-containing protein produces the protein MIEKLHAKDIMIQEVHVTSPTDLVAAAKLKMMRCNVGGLPVVEEKHLVGIITHRDVLLAGGESLGLKVGDLMSKDLQVVEKDTPVMVITRIMADKGFQRIPVVEDGNLVGLITQSSLIRALADSGEI, from the coding sequence ATGATAGAAAAACTGCATGCTAAGGATATCATGATCCAAGAGGTGCATGTTACCTCCCCCACTGACCTGGTTGCTGCTGCCAAACTGAAGATGATGCGCTGCAATGTGGGGGGCCTGCCCGTAGTTGAAGAAAAACATCTGGTAGGGATAATAACCCATCGAGACGTTTTACTTGCAGGAGGTGAATCTCTGGGTTTGAAGGTGGGTGATTTAATGAGCAAAGACCTTCAGGTTGTAGAAAAGGACACCCCAGTCATGGTTATCACCCGGATAATGGCCGATAAAGGTTTTCAAAGAATTCCAGTGGTGGAGGATGGCAATTTAGTGGGACTGATAACCCAGAGCTCACTTATCCGTGCACTGGCTGATTCCGGAGAAATTTAG
- a CDS encoding glutaredoxin family protein: MLMEHVDGENKGKTVLFALSTCGWCKKTRMLLEELGVEYDYIYVDLLQGAERKEAIENVEKWNPKLSFPTLVINDEETIVGFNEDKVREILG; this comes from the coding sequence ATGTTAATGGAACACGTTGATGGTGAAAACAAAGGTAAAACAGTCCTTTTTGCCTTAAGTACTTGCGGTTGGTGCAAAAAGACACGAATGCTCCTGGAAGAGTTAGGGGTGGAATATGATTATATTTACGTGGACCTACTGCAGGGTGCTGAAAGAAAAGAAGCAATTGAGAACGTGGAAAAATGGAATCCCAAACTTTCATTCCCTACTCTGGTGATAAATGATGAAGAAACCATTGTGGGATTTAATGAAGATAAAGTAAGGGAGATATTGGGATGA
- the thiC gene encoding phosphomethylpyrimidine synthase, translating to MTQLYQAGQGQPTDEIRKVAEYEGIDVQKLTRRVAKGHVVIPSNKNRNTKPCGVGKGLRTKINANLGSSPELENVQLEVKKAKIAAEYGADALMDLSTGPKFRQVRQAIMESTDIPLGTVPIYQAGITASDAKKAVVNMDEDDMFRAIEEQAREGVDFMTVHSGITLDTVEKVKKSERVMGVVSRGGAFLTAWILHNQEENPLYQNYDYLLEIAREHDVTLSLGDGLRPGCLADASDIPQMGELLILGDLVKRAREADVQVMVEGPGHVPLNQVEANMQIQKTVCKGAPFYVLGPIVTDLAPGYDHITSAIGGALAARSGADFLCYVTPAEHLSIPGLQDVKDGVVASKIAAQAADVANGLKSAWDKEMEMAHARKDFQWEKQYQLAFDPEKARKCRERRPTAESDMCTMCGEFCALRMVRDNI from the coding sequence GTGACTCAGTTGTATCAGGCTGGCCAGGGCCAGCCCACAGATGAAATACGAAAAGTAGCAGAATACGAAGGCATAGACGTTCAAAAACTCACCAGAAGAGTTGCTAAAGGTCATGTGGTGATTCCCAGCAACAAGAACCGGAACACCAAACCCTGTGGTGTGGGTAAGGGACTACGTACCAAGATAAACGCCAACCTGGGTTCTTCCCCGGAACTGGAGAATGTGCAGTTAGAAGTTAAAAAGGCCAAAATTGCCGCTGAATACGGTGCAGATGCATTGATGGACCTTTCCACTGGACCTAAATTTCGCCAGGTTCGCCAGGCGATAATGGAATCTACTGACATTCCTTTGGGGACAGTACCCATATATCAGGCCGGGATCACAGCTTCTGATGCGAAAAAAGCAGTGGTGAACATGGATGAAGACGATATGTTCCGTGCTATAGAAGAACAGGCCCGGGAGGGTGTGGATTTTATGACGGTGCACAGTGGCATCACTCTGGACACTGTGGAAAAAGTTAAAAAGTCAGAAAGGGTTATGGGTGTGGTGAGCCGTGGTGGAGCTTTCCTGACAGCGTGGATACTCCATAATCAGGAAGAAAACCCTTTGTACCAAAATTATGATTACCTCTTAGAGATTGCCCGGGAACACGATGTCACCCTCTCCCTGGGTGATGGGCTCCGACCCGGTTGTCTGGCCGATGCCTCCGACATACCCCAGATGGGGGAACTCCTTATACTGGGAGACCTGGTTAAACGTGCCCGGGAAGCAGATGTGCAAGTTATGGTGGAAGGACCCGGACATGTACCTCTGAATCAAGTGGAAGCCAACATGCAGATACAGAAAACAGTCTGTAAAGGGGCTCCATTCTATGTTTTGGGCCCAATAGTAACTGATCTGGCTCCAGGATATGATCACATAACTTCCGCAATTGGGGGAGCACTGGCAGCTCGTTCCGGGGCGGATTTCCTGTGTTACGTTACCCCCGCAGAACACCTGTCCATACCAGGATTACAGGACGTTAAAGATGGGGTTGTGGCTTCTAAAATAGCTGCACAAGCTGCAGATGTTGCCAATGGACTTAAAAGTGCTTGGGATAAAGAAATGGAAATGGCCCATGCCCGGAAAGATTTCCAGTGGGAAAAACAGTACCAGCTTGCCTTTGACCCGGAAAAAGCAAGAAAATGTCGTGAAAGGAGGCCTACGGCTGAAAGTGATATGTGTACCATGTGTGGTGAGTTTTGCGCTTTGAGAATGGTACGGGATAATATTTAA
- a CDS encoding DUF2769 domain-containing protein: MDRFELIMEKMSEMSEEQLNSLIDMQKKRICVCRSCPTYDQCMTENSESLFCFLGKSQCEVDPAECICSTCPAHDNFQLKHELYCLKGSEEEQRGKS; this comes from the coding sequence TTGGATAGATTTGAACTTATCATGGAAAAAATGTCAGAAATGTCAGAAGAACAGTTAAATTCATTAATTGACATGCAAAAGAAGAGGATCTGTGTATGCCGTAGTTGTCCCACTTATGATCAGTGTATGACGGAAAATAGTGAATCTTTATTTTGTTTTTTAGGTAAAAGCCAATGTGAAGTTGATCCCGCAGAATGTATATGTTCCACCTGCCCGGCTCATGATAACTTCCAGCTTAAACATGAATTGTATTGTTTAAAGGGTTCGGAAGAGGAACAGCGGGGTAAATCTTAG
- a CDS encoding methanogenesis marker 8 protein, with protein sequence MDEHVMEALGKAKIIIRDGKVVEVEEPQVAYCPLFHKYRGIEKITPQIIKENMEFRINDFGMCTNQRELKMADFLSFGISEILGTLLDEEIIQCAIIVCEGCGTVIVEDPELAQGIGGRVSGIISTTPLTELINSVGQDKVLNPENAEIDQVKGVLKAIDEGYTKIGVTIASADDAKSIREIESKHEGVKIYIFAVHTTATSYEDAEVLFEYADVITACASLQIRNLAAEKNAFSVGASIPIYAASNEGEKFLKLRIEKIGGIKEKKDAKIPDPLI encoded by the coding sequence ATGGATGAGCATGTAATGGAGGCTTTGGGAAAGGCAAAAATAATCATAAGGGATGGTAAGGTAGTGGAAGTGGAAGAACCTCAAGTTGCCTACTGTCCTCTGTTCCATAAATACCGGGGAATAGAAAAAATCACCCCTCAAATAATTAAAGAAAACATGGAGTTTCGTATCAATGATTTTGGTATGTGCACCAACCAGAGAGAATTAAAAATGGCAGATTTCCTATCCTTTGGAATATCAGAGATACTGGGTACTTTACTGGATGAGGAAATCATCCAATGTGCGATAATCGTATGTGAAGGTTGTGGTACGGTGATAGTCGAAGATCCAGAACTGGCACAGGGGATAGGGGGCAGAGTTTCTGGAATTATCAGTACCACGCCCCTAACTGAATTAATCAACAGTGTAGGTCAGGATAAAGTATTAAATCCAGAAAATGCCGAAATTGACCAGGTAAAAGGTGTTTTAAAAGCTATTGATGAGGGATACACTAAAATCGGTGTGACCATTGCTTCTGCAGATGATGCTAAAAGCATCAGGGAAATTGAAAGCAAACATGAAGGTGTAAAGATCTATATTTTTGCAGTCCACACTACGGCCACTTCCTACGAAGATGCAGAGGTCCTGTTTGAGTATGCTGATGTGATCACGGCGTGTGCTTCACTCCAGATAAGAAATCTTGCTGCAGAGAAGAATGCATTTTCAGTGGGGGCTTCAATACCAATTTATGCAGCAAGTAATGAGGGGGAAAAATTCCTTAAACTCAGAATAGAAAAGATAGGAGGAATAAAGGAGAAAAAAGATGCTAAAATACCTGATCCTTTAATTTAA
- a CDS encoding HesA/MoeB/ThiF family protein, with the protein MPENNSEKIYWEILDRQKGIIGKKEQLDILNSSVTVIGCGGIGGATTEMLARMGVGKLKIVDKDVFEVSNINRQLMSNLKSIGTPKTQATKERLQSINPNIEVETFNTELNGKNVTEILTGSQVVIDALDNILTRIIVGRSAEALDIPFIHGAIHGTMGQITVFNNSTPSYEELFKLPSQGKELTEEIISQISNLSKEVPPVLGPVPNIVGCLQAMEAVKLITRKGTPIMAPRVLIFDLMKEEAFSIVRF; encoded by the coding sequence ATGCCTGAAAACAACAGTGAAAAAATTTATTGGGAAATATTAGACCGGCAAAAAGGAATCATCGGCAAAAAGGAACAGTTAGATATTTTAAACTCTTCAGTTACCGTTATCGGCTGTGGGGGGATAGGAGGCGCCACAACCGAGATGCTAGCCCGAATGGGAGTTGGAAAACTCAAAATAGTGGACAAAGATGTCTTTGAAGTATCTAATATTAATCGACAGCTCATGAGCAACCTGAAAAGTATCGGTACACCTAAAACACAGGCAACTAAAGAAAGACTCCAATCCATCAATCCAAACATAGAAGTTGAAACCTTCAACACTGAATTAAATGGGAAAAATGTTACAGAAATTTTAACCGGAAGCCAGGTAGTGATTGATGCCCTGGACAATATTTTAACCCGGATAATCGTGGGGCGCAGTGCAGAAGCGCTGGACATACCGTTCATACACGGAGCTATACACGGAACAATGGGCCAAATTACTGTTTTTAATAATTCAACTCCTTCATACGAAGAATTATTCAAATTACCTTCACAAGGAAAAGAATTGACTGAAGAAATCATTTCCCAGATCTCAAATCTTAGTAAAGAAGTTCCACCAGTCCTAGGACCGGTTCCCAACATCGTAGGCTGCCTGCAAGCCATGGAAGCCGTTAAACTAATCACCCGGAAAGGTACCCCTATAATGGCCCCCCGTGTCTTAATATTTGATTTAATGAAAGAAGAAGCATTTTCAATAGTTAGATTTTAG
- a CDS encoding ferredoxin-thioredoxin reductase catalytic domain-containing protein: MSPADITVEDVDAFYKKLKEEIESKGYHLNPDEVFTKELLESILINQSRYGYGACPCRLASGIKEEDLDIICPCDYRDPDLNEFGACYCGLYISKEILNGEKKLSSIPERRPGPLERRSLEKSTEKEDLSSLSFPVWRCRVCGYLCAREEPPETCPICNVGKERFERFI, translated from the coding sequence ATGAGTCCTGCCGATATCACTGTTGAAGATGTAGATGCTTTTTATAAAAAATTAAAAGAAGAAATTGAGTCTAAGGGATATCATTTAAACCCTGATGAGGTGTTCACCAAGGAACTCCTGGAAAGTATCCTCATTAACCAGTCACGTTATGGTTATGGGGCCTGTCCCTGTCGCCTGGCGTCTGGAATCAAAGAAGAAGACCTGGACATAATTTGTCCCTGTGATTACCGTGATCCAGACCTGAACGAATTTGGAGCATGTTACTGTGGACTTTATATCTCTAAAGAAATTCTTAATGGTGAAAAAAAACTAAGTTCCATACCGGAAAGAAGACCTGGACCTCTAGAACGCCGATCCCTGGAAAAATCTACAGAAAAAGAAGATTTAAGTTCTTTGTCTTTTCCAGTGTGGAGATGTAGAGTTTGTGGATATTTATGTGCTCGTGAAGAGCCTCCGGAAACATGTCCCATATGTAATGTAGGAAAAGAGAGATTTGAAAGGTTTATTTAA